The Alnus glutinosa chromosome 8, dhAlnGlut1.1, whole genome shotgun sequence DNA segment cccttgtcctccttttgtcctcccaaaattgatgtggctcttaaaatcaccattgaatttatgatagatcattgttggattttgatccaatggtgattttaagagccacatcaattttgggatgacaaaaagaggacaaggggatgatatgtagcattcctcAAAGGATAATATTTTCTAGCCTACAGGCATActatgttctttttttaattgatacTCTAAACAAAGAGCCCACTTCTAGACCAAGTAGATGGATGGATAATATTctacattttaaataaaaaaaatagtattcattttatagttaagatttaaaattagtatatttaatggtatataagatttcacattatttaaattttttaaaagatttgtcaatattaattttatatatactattagatacatcaattttaaattataatcataaaatgaatattaccaatttgatttgaaaTAGACAAAATCGAGAATAAGATGTAAGAATAGAGTAGAAAATTAAACATTCTTTCACAATAACCAATGGAGTCAAGGCTTACGGGTGGTGCAAAGTGCAAACATgggaaaatgaaatgaaaaagcTAGAGATAGTGATGGGAGATGGTACTTTGTAAAACCGTAGaaagctttcttttttcttgattttaatttctttctacCAATGAAAAGCTTTCTTCCTATAAGGTAAAAAAAGTTCTTCGATCTTGTTAATTACATATAAATCATAAGTAGTGcttaatttataaacttttgccAGCGCGCCTTGGAAAAGTAAGAATTTTTTGCTGCTCTTTGTCAATACATGCAGGACATGTTCCTTGCAGGTACTGATACATCTTCAACCATACTAGTATGGATAATGGCTGAACTGATAAGGAATCCATCTGTAATGCTAAGAGCACAAGATGAGGTAAGAGAAGCAGTGAAGGGAAAAGCAAAGGTGGAAGAATGCGACCTTCCGAAACTCATGTACTTAAAGCTAGTTGTGAAGGAGGGATTTAGACTCCATCCACCAGTCCCATTACTAGTTCCAAGGGAAACTACTGAGAGTTGCAGGATTGAAGGGTACCATATCCCTGCAAAAACAAGGGTGTTTGTCAATGTCAGATCGATAGGAAGGAATCAAAAACATTGGAAGAATCCAAATGAGTTCCAACCAGAGAGATTCTTGGATAGCTCGATCGATTTTAGAGGAAAACACTTCGAGTTGTTACCCTTTGGGGCTGGCCGTAGGGGTTGTCCTGGAATAAACTTTGCAGTCCAGATGATTGAGCTTGCACTAGCAAATCTTCTGCATCGTTTTGACTGGGAAGTACTACCTCACGGAGTGAGAAGAGAAGATCTAGATATGGAAGAAGCTTTTGGGCTTACAATGCACAAAAAGCTTCCTCTTTGCCTCCTGGCTAAGCCTTTGTAATATCACATGATCGGGCAGATTATAATTATCCATATATATGTTGTAACATTACTACAGATATTCAATGccaccccatatatatatagttgtgtctagtttttctttaatgaagAATGATAGACACAAAGAAGACACCAATTAAGGATGGGTTTCAATAGCTTCATCTTGGTTGAACTCTATTAGAATATTTCCATAACATTCTCGGGATATTAAGTATATATTCTCCTCATATTTTAGTATTATTCTACGCttcggtattgttatttatgtgAGAATATTTCCGTAATATTCTCattatattatggaaatattCTCCACGTAGTACGGTAATATTTGCTACCATATTTGATCATTGTTGTAAATATTCTAGGAATAATTTGCGATTTTgtaatggacagaaatttcctacaaatcggtttgtagaaaatttcataccaTTTACGTATAAGAGTAACATGTGTCCTTGATAAATGCTTTTGAAAAAACATATGagaagggacacatgtcaatttcatacgtggattgtatgaaatttcttacaaactagtttgtaggacATTTCTGTCcgtttgtaattattgtatttctaattcttttctagcctcattcaactataaataggtcaTTTTATTGTTCTTGCCTTCTCTAGCTAgctatcatttatttatttattttctaatagCACAAATGtgactaatatttttttttttggatgaattaaatcTTTTATAACCCAACGCAAAACGATTACAAGCCCTCCAGTGAAAACTGAAACAAATTCTCAAAGAGAGAAtacaaacaaaacaacccaacagACTACTACATCTAGCAATAGTCGAACAGAACACAAGACAAAATAAGAAAGCAAAAAGTACCGCTACCCTCTCAACTTCTTCTATTGCTTGCTTCAACCTGTTGTCTTTACAATCAAACAACTACAAGAGCATCAAAACTCCAACCCCATCTATTAACAAGAAACTCTGTACTCAACTCTAACTCGCACCTCCCATTTGACCTAGCCACTCGATCTTCCCCTGCTCGTGGGATGTTACCATGAAGAAAACTTAACAACGGATAAAGCTGCAACTGATTTCCTGCCAACCAAAGCAGAAATAGCAGAAGACGATCCCACCCACCAGAATACCACCATACAGAGCATCCCACACCAGACAAAATTGCATCCTCAAACCAAACTAAAAGAGGAATGCAGATTCCAACGGAAGACTAAGGTATGGTTGAGATCCTTGAACTGTCCATTAGCCACTAGCCTTGAGCGAACTTCCCATCTAATACAATCCATAAGAGATTCTTCGGTTTTGGGTGAGGAATTATGCAGAAGAGCATTCCTCTATTTCCAAATATTATACACAGTAGATCCCAAACACAACCTCCCCAAATTAGCTCTAACACCTCTTCCCCTTAAAACCTTCAAACCCCAAGCTTCAATAGCATCCCAATCCAAAGGTGCATTTGGAATGGAACACTCAGACATGATATTTGTCCAGATTTGGCTACTGAAGTTACACCTAAAGAAAATGTGTTCTTGGTTCTCTTGGGCGGCACgataaaacaaacacaaagtGCATCCAGTGTAATCCCATCCACACATTCTCTTCTTAGTGACCAATGCATGTCTCCTTACTCGAAGACATGCATCAAATATCCACATTGTGCCAAAATTTCATGCACAATTAGTAGAAATTAATTTGTCTCAGTTCACTGCAAAATAGTGTCAAGTATTCGAAATTGATACTTATGAGCTagctttattaaaaaaaaaacaaagatactTATGAGCTAGCAAAGATGAAATTACGCTCAATGACCCCAATTACAACTAGACTGAATATATAGATGTATACGTTTTCAATCcaattacaataattattagcaaattaaaattaataatcacATGCACATAATATCACCAACGACATCAACAAAAGtataaaacaaatcaaacacacatattttgttgacaaaataagtgaaaatcttttgaaaaattctttacaaataaaattacaatGGGGCAACCAAACTTAAGAAACTCATCTACTATAGAATAATCAAATTATACAGTGtatacttacaaaacctttgttaTTAAACTTAATGTGTACCCCCAACAAACGATCCATTTGTCTTTATTGCAGTAGTTCAAGAACTCTGACCAATTCTTCTATGGATTCTCTTCTTGCAACTTGAAACTCGATCGATCTAGCTAGCTAGTGGTCGAAGGTTTTTATGAATTTGTGCGGTTTAAACGAATTCTAAAAGAGGTATAAAAGTGAAAACATATGGAAGCAAAAAGTCCcttaacataatatatatatatatatatatatatatatatcttaaaataaatttaatttaattaatatttagatataaaaaaaatggtctcACTTAGACTTGTTGTCttaggcctcaaaatttattaagccAGTCCTTGTAATTGTTAAAATGTCCTACATCGTTAAAGTTTATTAGACCTGGGCTATTTATAAGATATTATGTCCCATCCTCTCTcaatgcgtcttttgagagtgaattGAGCCTATGGGCTTTTTACATTGTATCAAAGCAGGTTCTTTGGACGATGATGGACCTCTCTCTTCcagttgaacacgtgtttgacCAAAAGTTGTCACACGTGAGGAGGTGTGTTAAAGTGTCCTACATTGCCAAGAGATACATGATCTggacactttataagccattAACACATCTCCTCTCTCAAGGCATCTTTTGAGAGTAAGATCCATGGACTTTTACAGTATCAGAGCCAATCCCTTGTGATGATGGCCTTTTCTTCCTATATATcggttgaacacgtgtttggccaaaagttGCTACACGTGAAGGGACGTGTTAAAGTGTTTCACATCGCTAAGGTGTGCTAGACCTGAACTGTTTATAAGTCATTAtgtcattttctctcaaggcgtcttttaaGAATGAATTGAGCCTATAAACTTTCCAAGGAATAAGACAAGGACCATGACGCCTACAAGGACCATGACTCCCATTCGTGAAGTGGGTGGATGATATTTGATCACAGGATTCACGAAAAATGATATAATGATGGAACTCGACTAATATTGACAAACATGCAAAGTACTGTCTGTCAGTCTGTGTCGTTGGAAGGATCGATAGAAATCATGAATAAGATCAGTGGAATCTTTGAGACCTTACCtgatcaaaaaaaataatctttgaGACCTTAACGCAAGTTGCAGCATGTGTCACGAAGAAAATTGGAGTCTATTGCttaaatttctttgtttttagcaGTTACTGTCAATCTTGATCACATCAAGGCTCCAGTAACGTGATTGAGATTGACATGGAAAATTTGCTGGTtatattattttccaaaatCAAGCCAATTtgcaataaattataattaattgatacCAGAACTATGGCAgatgaaaagttgaaaaagtaaataaacAGAGTTAAACTGGAGAAGGCCATAATTGCGCATGTATATGGATGACCATGTAGAGAAAAAAGTGGACTCACATTAATTCTCACTTGTGTGTTTCTGAAAACTCCAATGGCTTTTCTTCAATGGCTAAAGGAAAGCTTCCAACCCATCTTCCTCTTTGCTTCCATTTTCCTGGTTGTGTTGCTGAGGTTTTTCTTGAAGGAGAagtcaagaaaaggaaaacccaATCTCCCACCATGCCCTCCAAAGCTACCCATCATTGGTAACCTTCACCAGCTAGGCAACATGCCGCATCTCTCCCTCCGGCGGCTGGCAGACAAGTTTGGACCAATCATTTTCTTACAACTTGGTGAGATCCCAACGGTGGTGATCTCATCTGCTAGACTAGCCAGGGAAGCAATGAAAACCCATGATCTCGCACTATCAAGCCGTCCGCGAATCTTTTCAGCCAAGCACCTATTTTATGATTGTACAGATGTTGCCTTCTCCCCCTATGGTGCTTATTGGAGGCATATTCGAAAAATATGCATACTTGAACTACTAAGCGTCAAAAGAGTTCAATCGTATAGCTTTGttagagaagaagaagttgctCGTTTGATTCTTCGAGTTGCAGAGTCCTATCCTGGCACCACCAATCTTTCCAAGTTGCTTGGCCTATATGCAAACGACGTCCTTTGCCGGGTTGCATTTGGAAGGGACTTCTCAGGAGGAGGAGAATATGATCGCCATGGCTTCCAAAAGATGCTGGAAGAGTATCAAGTATTGCTTGGAGGATTTAGCATCGGAGATTTCTTCCCTTCCATGGAATTTATACACAGCTTAACAGGCATGAAATCAAGACTTCAGAACACATTTCGACGCTTTGATCAACTTTTTGACCAGCTGCTGGCTGAACATCGCAATcccaagagagaaaaagaggagcAGAAGGACCTTGTGGATGTGTTACTCGATGTACAGAAGAAGGGATCTGATGAAATGCCTCTCACCACGGATAATTTAAAGGCTATCATCTTGGTCAGTAAAGACTTCCACTTTTATTACTTACAAATTTCTGTTGAATATAGACGCTCAACTTTTAGTTACTGAGTAGTGTCATTACTGCCACTGCAGGACATGTTTGCTGCAGGAACTGATACAACGTTCATCACCCTTGACTGGGGAATGACAGAGCTCATTATGAACCCAAAAGTCATGGAAAGAGCACAAGCCGAAGTACGAAGCATCGTCGGAGAGAGAAGAGTTGTTTTAGAGAGTGATTTGCCTCAGCTGTACTACATGAAAGCTGTCATCAAAGAGATATTTCGGTTGCATCCCCCTGCTCCAGTATTAGTCCCTAGAGAATCCATGGAAGATGTGAACATTGACGGGTACGACATTCCAGCCAAGACACGTTTTTTTATCAATGCCTGGGCAATAGGGAGAGACCCAGAATCTTGGGAAAACCCGGAAAGATTTCAGCCAGAAAGATTTATGGGTAGCACTATCGACTTCAAGGGTCAGCATTTCGAGCTTATACCTTTTGGCGCTGGTAGAAGAATCTGCCCAGCTATGACATTTGGAACAGCAAGTGTGGAGCTCGCTCTAGCTCAACTTCTCCACAGCTTTGATTGGGAGCTTCCCCCTGGTACCACAGCTAAGGAATTGGATATGACAGAAGTTTTTGGCATCACAATGCACAGAATTGCTCATCTGCTTGTCATTGCCAAACCACGGTTCCCGTAAACAATGCAAACATAATCTAAAGAGGAGAAACAGACTACACTCTGCCAGATAGAATGTTTGTACGACTGtttccgaatttcataattcaAAGCATGTAGATCAATAGCTATCCCATAAAGTATTCTGGAATAAAAACATCTAATGTTTTAATCCCATATAATAAGTTTTGTGTTCGAATGAGGTAATAGATGTAATCCTGGAGCTTGCATCTGCTTATGAACCTTTGAGGGGCAAATTTCTGTGCCTCAGCAAATCAAAAGTTAGCCTTTGTTTGTTCAACACCCCACAAAAGGTCCCCCAACAATACGTTAGTAAATTAAAGAGTGAACAggagggatatatatatatatatatagtcatgtCATTATGATTGTGATGTCAGTATGCTTGCCAATGCCATCGGAATTTTTGTTGTAATGGGGGCACATCCTCGCATATTCTTTGAGAAAAGCCAAATCCCAAAAGTGAAGTTACCAAAAGACcgaaaagaacattccacttACAtccgtagagagagagagagagagagagagagagagagagagagagatgtgtatgTGTTTCGCTTTTTCAATAAACTGGGATCTACTTATGTTAACCTTTATCTGCATTCAGCACAGCGTAAATGgtgaaatgaaaaaaacaaacaaaacaaaaaatcttacTGCTCTCACTAGAGCTCATTTACATTACactgaaaaatgtcaatgtttgaTTTTCCTAATGATACTAAACTCATTATAGATAACCTCTTCACCCTCATCTCATCTTCTACTAATGGTACAGAAATAAATGTATGAGTAAAGTATAGACTTTAATGGACAACAAGTTTCCAAGAACCTGCAGAACATAGACATCACAAGGCATAATCTGATTAGCAACAACACaaagactttcaacaaaattatgAAGTCAATCACTGCTTGAATAGTTCCACAACACCATGTGGTAGAAAAAAGCTCAAACACAACACAACTCAAAATAATGAAAGGTGTAAGATGGGGTAATTCACCATCAAAAAGCATGTATGCAATTGGCTTCTCAAAGTACTCTGGCAAGAAAAAATTGTGACCGTTGGCAAATCTCATCTTCATATACTGCTCCAGAATTGCAAACGTTTTCGCAAATATTTGTATCAAATACATTCAAGCCCAGAGCTCTGAACCTCAGTGAGACCTTATATCCTGAAGATAATGGCCAACTTGCTGAGCACCAAGAAACAAGGCATCAGCAACAATAAAGATCCCAACCTGTGCCATACACAGCCAAACATTATGTCTTTTTCAGAATAACAGACTAAAGACTAAAAAGTAGCATGTATTTTACCAATTTGAGAAAGAGACTAATTACCAGACGCGCAGAGAACACTAGTCGGTAACCCcaaccttctcttgaagctgcATCTCTTTGTTGATCAGTAAAACTGAAAAGAACATGTCAATAGTTTGCTTTATTCACATAGTAATCACTCAGGGTGGAGAGAATAATCAGAAACAAGTGTGCTACAAAgcaatacgaaaaaaaaaaaaaaacaagtccaAGCACTTAAATTTGTCTTACAAGCTAGAGATGTACAGGACAAGGAAAGCAGGAGACTTTCATTTTTTGTATCGGTAAGTCAACACAGGCTTTCCTTTAACCCACAACCACAACACCAATCTATAATTTGTACAGACAAGTGATGCCAACCAGCAACAAGACCGGCCCTAGCTTTTAATGATTCACAGCAAGTACAACCTCGGTTTGTTAATAATGTCAAATCCAATCTACAGGCATTTACTGGATAATGCATCTCACAGCAATCTAGAAATCTGTAAATGGTGTTGGCATCATCTGCTGACCCAGCTTGGCAAAGTGCTTGGTGAGATCGTGACATGGGCAACTTGCATGTAGACAATAATGTGTAATGATCTATAGCATGGAATTTCATATACttcttttgaataaaaaagtaaaagaaaagtctcATAACTTTTTTACGATACAATtctaaagaaaatgacaaaaaggaATAAATAGTTACCCGAGAAACTCTGAAACCCCACCAATTCCAGCAAATTTAAGAGGCTGAGGACCTTCTGTGACAAGATCCTGCTCCACATAACACGAGACTCAGTATATTCTCCAATTCATATTTGCTTGACAGGAAAAAATTAGAATGAACaggaaataaaattataataacaaaGTCCTGCACTTCTCATAACAAATACCTCTTCTTCAGCAGCCTCCAGACCCCCTTGCATCCAGAAAAGGTTTGTGTAGCCAGCATTATACAGTATCTCACAAGCAGCTAGAGATCTGTCAGTATAATGTTTTCCAGAATGAGAAGTGTGATAAGATAAAATATTCCATTCTCACCAACAACAATTGAGATTGATTTTTCAATATGTAAAGGTGATTTGCATCGCTTAGCATCTTATCCATTCAGCACATATAGGATAGAAATACAAATTATGATAGTCTCGGGCAGGTGTCTATGTAGCACCCTCATGTTTCTCATCCAAGCTGGAACATATGTTTCAATTTAGTGATAAAATGCTTGGAGTGAGTCCAAGAACATAAATTCCAACCTGAACAAGCGACAGGGGTATGCCATCTAGATCCTGACCAAGGGGCAGCCAAAGTCTGGAAAGAGATCACATGGTTTAAAACCGAATTGGCTAAAACCTGCAAAATGGAAGAATATCACTTTATCCATGTTTACAACTCATTAGAAATTCATGCTCAGTGATGACTCAACCACCTCAAGGCTTAAAAGGATCACAATGATCTCTCCATGCCATAGtttttctgaagaaaattaAGCATCAACTAGTATGATCTTCATAGATTTTAATGAGAAAATAACTTCCATCACCATTACACAAAGCCTGTTCAGTTAATTGTTTACACTGTTTGGATATCCCTTGAAAGTCAAGTGGTCCCATCAGTTCCACATAATTATATTTCtgaatgaaaacataaaacaagaaatttgcaaaacaagagagaatttttcttttaaagccTGTGTAAAGAGTTTGGAATCATAACAACATTGACCATAAAAGGCAAGTGTTACATATTCTTGAATTCAATGCTTTGGTCAGCATAACCTCATTCAAACTGCAAACAGGAACTCCCAAGTGCTCTGTGTTGAAATCACAACTGTAATTCCCTCCAACAGCAGAAACAGTGATAAATTCATGTGCTAACCCACTATCTGAAAGTCCAGCCAGTTACACAAAAAGCTTACCTCAACCCCTTCTGGCATGCAACAATAAGGTCTGTATCTTTTGTATAATTCTCCGCAACTTTTGATAAGAACTGGCtgttgaagaaagaaagaaaacaaataaagcaTTCATTCTATAGACGAGTAAATCTAGAGAAGTGATTTCTAACTTACTTATTGTAAGACAATGTAGGCACACCACTCCACCAACCCCCTGCACAAAAAATAAGTCAAATTTAACAAAGTAACCGGCACAAAGTCCAAGGAAATTTATCCTAGACTCTAAGCACCAAAATTAATACTCTCCTGTAACCAGTGAGACATGACAAAAATGTTGTTAAAAGACCATTCATTACGCGATTCATTAACTTTGgtgcaaaaagaaaatatcaatTATGAAAGACTAGATAGCAAAAGTTGTTTGATACCCATCGTGAAATTAGTGATCTTTGTGAGCAGAGTTCCAACATCAAACTTGGTATCAACATCAAAGATTGGAATCCAGGTTGAGCCTTTAACCCACGCCTTCAAAACAATGAAAAGCTATGATATTCAAGAATCATCACAATGAAAATAACCATGGAGACATTATGCTCTGTAAAAATTACTCCAAAAAAACAcaagataaaaatagaaaatagtacCCAAAAAAAGATACATTTTAGCAACTATGATACGTTCATATTTTCCTAGGGCTAGGTGGCACTACCGTAGCCACCAAGCAACCCCAAGCCAGCTGGAATAAGGAGTTtaattctccatattttatttccttaagtatttagtttaataaggaatgtattttccattagttatttccttagtttattttcctgcattgtgttatgacggctagacctaatggttatgtcttataacctagccgtcatctatttaaagtgtaatcctactcaatgaataagcatgctgaatattatgaaaacctaaacctttttggttgttttggagatcaaggctctctcgaagtagccattggagatcacggctctctcgaagtagcctaTATCTTTTTCCtcgttatttttattatttgatcgcatcaagtggtatcagagcgaaggttgattgttttctacaacaatctcCGATCCACATCATCACCATGCCTTTCTGGAATGAAGAGGAACGAGCGAGGCTAGACAAGATGCGGTCAGAATTCCTTGCGTACAAAGAAGAATCGAGCAAACGGATGGAGGAGATCAGGAAAAGAATGGAAAGCTATTCTCCACCACGCACATCTCCGGCAAGCCAAGCGCCACCCATACAACCTACCCCACCAGTAACAAGAAGGGACCAGATGATGCCAAGGCCCCAAGCTATGTTAGAGACACAAACCAGAAATCTGAACTCTCCTCGGGTGTTGGGTTACCCCAGCAAACCCATCAGCCTTTTCATTCAAAGGTCCATTATTTTCCGATCCAATTCCAATGGTGAAGATCTCGAGGGTTATGCTGGTGCAGGTCTTTATGATAGCATGCCGATGGATGAAGAAGATCGAGTTGTGCTTCCCCCGCTGATGGTTGATGGAAACTTCTGCCACTCGACCCTCTCTTGCGTTTCTCGTGCAAGTAGTGCTATTGAGGAGCTGTATGGGTCTCCACAAGACATTGATGGCGTGATTTTTGCTTGGttcaggaagagaaagaaaaacaaaaaggaagaagaagttggGATTTTATCGCTGGATCAACTTTTCTATATGGAATTAAAGCTCTTGCTGATTATGTACACGCGAAGAGCCACAAGCTGGGAATTTATTTTGATGCTAGGATCTCTACATGTCAAGGTCAACTAGGATCActttttcatgaaaataatGGTTCAGAATAGTTTGCTTCTTGGGGTGTGGTCCAGGGTCCTTTGATCAATGAAGCTGCAGTGAAAAGGGTGAAAGGTCAGGGACTGATTTTTGCAAAACCTGAattcttccttggggacaaggaagatgtTAGGGGAGAGGGATGATACGTTCAGATTTTCCTAGGGCTAGGTGGCACAACCGTA contains these protein-coding regions:
- the LOC133874960 gene encoding cytochrome P450 71AP13-like, with amino-acid sequence MAFLQWLKESFQPIFLFASIFLVVLLRFFLKEKSRKGKPNLPPCPPKLPIIGNLHQLGNMPHLSLRRLADKFGPIIFLQLGEIPTVVISSARLAREAMKTHDLALSSRPRIFSAKHLFYDCTDVAFSPYGAYWRHIRKICILELLSVKRVQSYSFVREEEVARLILRVAESYPGTTNLSKLLGLYANDVLCRVAFGRDFSGGGEYDRHGFQKMLEEYQVLLGGFSIGDFFPSMEFIHSLTGMKSRLQNTFRRFDQLFDQLLAEHRNPKREKEEQKDLVDVLLDVQKKGSDEMPLTTDNLKAIILDMFAAGTDTTFITLDWGMTELIMNPKVMERAQAEVRSIVGERRVVLESDLPQLYYMKAVIKEIFRLHPPAPVLVPRESMEDVNIDGYDIPAKTRFFINAWAIGRDPESWENPERFQPERFMGSTIDFKGQHFELIPFGAGRRICPAMTFGTASVELALAQLLHSFDWELPPGTTAKELDMTEVFGITMHRIAHLLVIAKPRFP
- the LOC133874961 gene encoding rhodanese-like domain-containing protein 11, chloroplastic gives rise to the protein MEALGLPSLNSLTISRSNFHVQNVFKISKRVAQHWSSSELSSLKLRPFYYSSSELSSPKLRPSCRTHLLHCSTTRMQADGEDYELKQMRDMAAARKRWEALVREEKVKVLMPREAGYAIQLSNKTLLDVRPSTERKKAWVKGSTWIPIFDVDTKFDVGTLLTKITNFTMGGWWSGVPTLSYNNQFLSKVAENYTKDTDLIVACQKGLRSLAACEILYNAGYTNLFWMQGGLEAAEEEDLVTEGPQPLKFAGIGGVSEFLGFTDQQRDAASREGWGYRLVFSARLVGIFIVADALFLGAQQVGHYLQDIRSH